The following coding sequences lie in one Monomorium pharaonis isolate MP-MQ-018 chromosome 1, ASM1337386v2, whole genome shotgun sequence genomic window:
- the LOC105838859 gene encoding corepressor interacting with RBPJ 1 isoform X2: MAEQQAEAYKKKQEELRVQYEKEQDLHNNKALLSKESKDKLSVNFMYEPPPGAKKEREKEDNEPEYKFEWQRKYNAPRESYCKGDSEIRDQPFGIQVRNVRCIKCHKWGHINTDKECPLYSQAMSVVMANNNSQTPSAPDTMTLVQQMREDGLALKKSALDAQQHLRVPEHEHLMISEDEEQSELSFLKSLSKKEKKRLLLKLQLLERKNRKKEKRKLKKKSSNKKCSSNTSSSSSSSTTINSSGSSDGDSSIDSKDLQSKKNRKKRKKVDSKEKRIYKYKGKRSCDKHKYTCKETNGDAKRGKDKDHYNRKRKVKAQDKDGDHLRHCKMYKKHY, translated from the exons ATGGCGGAACAACAAGCGGAAGCGTATAAGAAGAAGCAGGAGGAGCTTCGAGTACAATATGAGAAAGAACAAGATCttcataataataa aGCACTGCTTAGCAAAGAGAGTAAAGATAAACTTAGTGTCAATTTTATGTACGAACCACCTCCTGGAGCAAAGAAAGAACGAGAGAAGGAAGATAATGAGCCTGAATACAAGTTTGAATGGCAGCGGAAGTACAATGCTCCAAGAGAAAGCTACTGCAAAGGTGATAGTGAAATTCGAGATCAACCCTTTGGTATACAAGTGAGGAATGTACGATGTATCAAATGTCACAAGTGGGGACACATAAATACag ataaggAGTGCCCCTTGTACAGTCAAGCAATGAGTGTTGTAATGGCAAATAATAATTCGCAAACCCCATCTGCTCCAGATACTATGACACTTGTGCAACAGATGCGAGAGGATGGTTTGGctctaaaaaa atCTGCATTGGATGCGCAACAACATTTACGAGTCCCAGAACATGAACATCTTATGATTTCTGAAGATGAGGAACAATcagaattatcatttttaaaatctctgtcaaagaaggaaaagaaaagattattatt GAAATTACAATTACTAGAAAGAAAGAatcgtaaaaaagaaaaaaggaaattgaaaaagaagagCAGTAATAAAAAGTGTAGCAGTAATACTAGTagcagtagtagtagtagcaCTACTATTAATAGTAGTGGTAGTAGTGATGGTGACAGCAGTATTGATTCAAAAGATTTGCAGTCtaaaaagaatagaaagaagaggaaaaaagtCGATTCTAAAGAGAAGcgtatttacaaatataaaggGAAACGGAGTTGTGACAAACATAAGTATACATGTAAAGAGACGAATGGCGATGCTAAGCGTGGTAAAGATAAAGAtcattataatagaaaaagaaaagt
- the LOC105838859 gene encoding corepressor interacting with RBPJ 1 isoform X1: MGKGFNNYMCKKFFHPASRDNLKRVWMAEQQAEAYKKKQEELRVQYEKEQDLHNNKALLSKESKDKLSVNFMYEPPPGAKKEREKEDNEPEYKFEWQRKYNAPRESYCKGDSEIRDQPFGIQVRNVRCIKCHKWGHINTDKECPLYSQAMSVVMANNNSQTPSAPDTMTLVQQMREDGLALKKSALDAQQHLRVPEHEHLMISEDEEQSELSFLKSLSKKEKKRLLLKLQLLERKNRKKEKRKLKKKSSNKKCSSNTSSSSSSSTTINSSGSSDGDSSIDSKDLQSKKNRKKRKKVDSKEKRIYKYKGKRSCDKHKYTCKETNGDAKRGKDKDHYNRKRKVKAQDKDGDHLRHCKMYKKHY; the protein is encoded by the exons ATGGGAAAAggatttaacaattatatgtgtaaaaagttttttcatcCAGCGTCACGAGACAATTTAAAGAGA GTATGGATGGCGGAACAACAAGCGGAAGCGTATAAGAAGAAGCAGGAGGAGCTTCGAGTACAATATGAGAAAGAACAAGATCttcataataataa aGCACTGCTTAGCAAAGAGAGTAAAGATAAACTTAGTGTCAATTTTATGTACGAACCACCTCCTGGAGCAAAGAAAGAACGAGAGAAGGAAGATAATGAGCCTGAATACAAGTTTGAATGGCAGCGGAAGTACAATGCTCCAAGAGAAAGCTACTGCAAAGGTGATAGTGAAATTCGAGATCAACCCTTTGGTATACAAGTGAGGAATGTACGATGTATCAAATGTCACAAGTGGGGACACATAAATACag ataaggAGTGCCCCTTGTACAGTCAAGCAATGAGTGTTGTAATGGCAAATAATAATTCGCAAACCCCATCTGCTCCAGATACTATGACACTTGTGCAACAGATGCGAGAGGATGGTTTGGctctaaaaaa atCTGCATTGGATGCGCAACAACATTTACGAGTCCCAGAACATGAACATCTTATGATTTCTGAAGATGAGGAACAATcagaattatcatttttaaaatctctgtcaaagaaggaaaagaaaagattattatt GAAATTACAATTACTAGAAAGAAAGAatcgtaaaaaagaaaaaaggaaattgaaaaagaagagCAGTAATAAAAAGTGTAGCAGTAATACTAGTagcagtagtagtagtagcaCTACTATTAATAGTAGTGGTAGTAGTGATGGTGACAGCAGTATTGATTCAAAAGATTTGCAGTCtaaaaagaatagaaagaagaggaaaaaagtCGATTCTAAAGAGAAGcgtatttacaaatataaaggGAAACGGAGTTGTGACAAACATAAGTATACATGTAAAGAGACGAATGGCGATGCTAAGCGTGGTAAAGATAAAGAtcattataatagaaaaagaaaagt